In the genome of Deltaproteobacteria bacterium, the window CCACTATGAACGGGTAAAGGATGCCCACATGCGGGATCTGTTTGCCACGGATGTGAAGCGGTTTGATACATTTTCCGTTTCCTTTGAGGATATGCTGGTGGACTATTCCAAGAACCGCATTACGGAAAAGACCCTTGATCTGCTGATTGGGTTGGCGGAGGAACTCGGTTTGGAAGAAGCTATTGATCAGATGTTTTCAGGCGAACGCATCAACGTCACCGAGAACCGGCCGGTATTGCACGTCGCACTGCGCAATAGGGAAAACCGGCCGATAATGGTGGATGGCCGTGACGTGATGCCCGATGTGAATCGCGTGCTCGACCAGATGCGCGGGTTTTGCAGCCGGATCGCCTCCGGGAAATGGCGGGGGTACAGTGGCAGGCCAATCAGTGATATCGTCAACATCGGCATCGGCGGGTCGGACCTGGGACCGGCCATGGCGGCCGAATGCCTGCGGCCGTATGCCCGGAACGGCCTGTCGGTGCATTTTGTTTCCAATGTGGATGGAACCCACCTCGTGGAAACGTTGAAGGGGCTTAATCCGCAAACCACCTTGTTCATTGTGGCGTCCAAAACGTTCACCACCCAGGAGACCATGGCCAATGCGTTTTCGGCCCGGCGGTGGCTTTTGGAAACATCCGGCGGGGAAGCCGAGATAGCCAGGCATTTTGTGGCGGTTTCCACGAATTCGGAAGCCGTGGAAGCCTTCGGCATCGACCGTGCCAACATGTTCCGGTTTTGGGATTGGGTCGGGGGACGATATTCCCTCTGGTCCGCCATCGGCCTTTCCGTTGCCTGCTTTATCGGCTTCGAGCACTTCGTGGCCCTGCTGGAGGGTGCCTATGCAATGGACAGGCATTTTCACGACACGCCTTTCAGGCAGAACATTCCCGTGCTTCTGGCCCTGATCGGCATCTGGTACGTGAATTTTTTCAAGGCGGAATCGGAGGTGATTCTGCCGTATGATCAGTACATGAAACGCTTTCCGGCCTATTTTCAGCAGGGCAACATGGAAAGCAACGGCAAGTCCGTGGACAGGCAGGGGCGCAGGGTGGCACACGCCACAGGACCCATCGTGTGGGGTGAACCCGGCACCAATGGGCAGCACGCCTTTTATCAGCTCATTCACCAGGGGACCCGCATGGTGCCGGCCGATTTCCTGATACCCGCCAGGAGCCACAATCCCGTCGGGGACCATCACACCATTCTGGTGTCTCATTTTCTGGCCCAAACCGAGGCGTTGATGAACGGCAAAAAGGCGGAAGCGGTGATCGGGGAGATGAAGACGGCTGGCAAAAGCGAGGCGGATATCGATCGTCTGGTCCCGCACAAGGTGTTCGCGGGAAACCGGCCCAGCAACTCCATTCTTTTCAAGATGCTGACGCCCCGGGTACTGGGAAGCCTGATCGCCATGTACGAACACAAGATTTTCGTTCAGGGTGTCATCTGGAACATTTTCAGCTTTGATCAGTGGGGGGTGGAACTGGGCAAGCAACTGGCAGCGCAGATCATGCCGGAACTGCGAGACGAGCGGCCGGTTCATTCCCACGATGCTTCAACCAACGGACTGATGAACGCTTACAAGGCCATGCGGGGGTAACCGCATCGTTGAACAAGCAACATGGCAAATAATATACCGTTTTCATCTCAGGTAATGGTTAGATATTACAGTTTAAATTGAAAGCAGCGGAGAAAGGAACCGGTTATGAACGACCAGCCTGTCATCAAAGAAGTTAAAAACAGGATTTGCATACTGACGCTGAACGACCCCGATCTGTTAAATCCCCTGGGTGAAGAGATGTCGCTGGCGTTTAAAAAAACGATCGAGGAACTCAAGGACGATAACGAACCAAAGGTGCTCATTGTCACTGGTGCCGGCCGCGCCTTCAGTGCCGGCGGTAAGCTTGAGGAAATTGCGTCCGCTTACGGCGCTGATCCGGGAATTCAAAAGAAGCGCGCATTCGATTTCTACAACCGGTTTCTATGCGTCAGAAGGCTGGGGATTCCAACCATCGCCGCCATAAACGGATATGCCGTCGGGGCCGGGGCCTGCCTGGCGATTGCATGCAACATGCGTATTGCCGCCAGAGGGGCTAAGATCGGCTTTCCTTTCGCCAGGCTCGGGCTGCACCCCGGGATGGGCTCGGAGTACCTGCTGCTCAACACGGTCGGAGAAGCGAAAACATACGAACTCCTGATGACAGGGGATACCATTCCGGCAACGGAGGCGCTGCGAATTGGGTTGGTCAACCACGTGGTTCCCGGCGAGGTGTTGATGGAAAGCGCCATGGAACTGGCCGATAAAATATGCGCCCTTCCGGACCTGCCGATTAAAATGATGAAGGATTCCATTCCCGCCGCCAGGAACAGCACCCTCGAAGAAACACTGCACCGGCAGGCAACGTATCAGGCCATCAACTATATGTCGCGGGAATTCAAAGAAAGCATCGACGCCTTGATGGCGAGGAATACCCCGAAATCTTAAACCGACCGTCACTTCTATATGCCGCCTTGAAAATATCAGGGATGGCCGCAGATGCTATTCGGAATGTTTTTCCGGCAACCACTCTGACTGCTCTCAAGCGAAAGGGGCTTTGGAGCGGCGAAGCACTTTTATTGCAGTTGCTTTATTTTTTCCTGGGCCCGGTCGGCGACGTCTGATTCCGGCGCCAGCTCGATGACCTTTTTGAAGGCAAGCAGGGCCTTGGTGTACTCTCCTGCCATGTGGTATGCGGTTCCCATGTCCAGATAAAGCTCCGGCCAGGCAGGCGCCTCCTTGACCGCTTTTTCCAGTACCGATACGGCTTCGGGTATTTTCAGCATGGCGATGTAGGTTCGTCCGAGGCCCCTCAAGGCGATCACGAAGCGGGGCTCGATATCCAGGGCTTTGAGGTAATATTTTTCGGCCGTGGCGTATTCCCCCAGATTGTAATAAGCCAGACCAAGATTGGACAAGGGGTAGTGGGGAGTTGCGTAAAGCAGATTTCCCTCGAGGGATTTAAAGGTTTGAATGGCCGCGCGCCAATCTTTAACGGCCAGGTACACCGTTCCCAGATTGTTTTTTGCCGCTGCGTAGTCCGGCTTTAGCTGGATAGCTTTCTTGAAGTGCTTTTCAGCCAGATCATAGCGATATTTGGACATGTAGATGAGCCCGAGGTCGTTTTGAATCAGGTGGTCCCCGGTGTGAAGCTTTTCGGCTTTTAAAAGTTCTTTCAGGGCCTCGATATAGTTCCCTTGACGCATGTAAGCCTCGCCAAGTTCGCGGGCCGCCTTTGCCTGGGCGTGCCTTTTTTCCTGGCTGGCAGCACAGGAAAGAATGCAGATCACACCGATGATGGTAAGCAACCACGCAAATCCCTTATATTTCATGAAGCGAACCCCCCATATTTCTTTACCCTAAACCGAGCGTCCGGTTTAGGTTTACATATCTATCCATATATCGCATATCGGAGACAACTGCCAGCATATTTCCGTTAAAGCCGGTCTGCCTTCAGCCGGGACACTTGTTTCAAATTTGCCCGTTGATCCCGGTCAGAATGACCCTGACATTCCTGTCATTGAAAAATTGAAGGATTCGGTTATGCAGCGGAACGGCTGACAGCAGTTCATCATGCTTGCCCGGGCGTGTGACCAGATAGCCGGGCACTTTCAGGATGGTGTTGAATGTGGACGGCCGGGGTGCGGCAATAAACAAGGGGTCAACGGCAAAGGGGACATCGAAGGTGGTCAGCATTTTCCGCGCCGCATCGTCAAGGCTGTCCTGGTGGGAGATGCGTACCACGCCCAGGCCGGTTTTTCTGATCTCCAGAGCAGCATCGCCGTACAATTCTCCGAAATCGACCAGGAAGTCGTTTCCATTACCCGTGGTTACCAGGTTCGATACCGCTTCCACCTGTATGCCGGCATAGGGAAACGTCACCGACACGTTTTCGGAATAGGTGTAGCCGAGGGCCTCGACCAATGATTTTATGAACGTTTTCTGGTTCGTCGGCTTCAATGTGGCGACGTCCGGTTTGGCAGATCCCCCACTGCCGGATGTGTCGCTTTCAGACGATTCCCGACCCCCTTTGACCAGCTCCTTGATGACGATGCCGCGTTCATCCAGATAGCGGACAATCGTTTCCGGGGTCCGCTGCCGGTCGCTCTCGATCATGGTAATGGCGATGTACCGGACCTTCCCGTCGTTGTCCACCGCTTTGGATTTGGTCCACTGGGCTCGCACCGTTACGCTCAGCCCCTTGTCGGAGAAGGACAGGGCGGTTTTCTGTGCGGGTTCTTCGCCCCGGGACTGGAATAGGGAACCGAGGATCTGTTCGGTCGACGCTTTTTCGGGAAGGCTCACTACCTCCACCTTCTGCCAGCCCCTCCTGATGGCCGTCATGTCCAATCCTTCGTCATCGCCACCGGGCCTGAACACAATGTGTCGCCCGTCATCCATTTCCAGAACCGGATAGCGCGACAGGTCCAGTTCGAAATCGCCCCGCGGCTTGTTTGCCCCCGTTGTTCCGTCCTGCGGCGATCTGGGGAAGAAAAAGGTTCCTTTATTCATAAGGCGGGCATCGAGAAGGGATGCGGTTTCAGACAACGGCGTCGGCGGCGGCTGGCGGCGAGCGGCCTGGACCGGCTGCGTTCTTTCATTTTTTGCCTGTTGCGTTTCTTTGCTCAGGTTTTTGATGTTTCCGTGGGCGTCGAAGAGCGAATCGTACCAGGGGCGGTTGCGCATGGCCGGGTCGGGCAGGAGGATGTTTTTCCCGCTGACAATGAGGTCGAGGTTGGTGATACCCGGATTGAGCGCTTTGAAAAGGCTCAACCCTTCCCGGTAAGATCGGGAGCCGTAGTCGCCAAACCGGGCGGCGATGAGTTTTGATACGCTGTCACCTTGTTTGACGCGGTATGGTGTGGCGTGGGATCCCAGAATTTCCGAAATTTTCGCAATGGTCACAAAGGGGATGGTGACCAGGCCGGTTTCCTGTCCTGGCAGCGTTCCGGGTTCCAGCTTTTTCAGCGGTATGAGAATGTTCTGGTTGGGACGGATGCGGTCGATATCGCGGATGTGCGGATTGAGTCGCTTGAAGATACTTAAAAATTCCTGAAAATCCGCTCTGGATATTTCACCCTTCTGGCGAAAAATTTTATAGACCCAGTCGTTCTTTTGTACGATGTAGGGGTCGCACAGAATGTCCCAGCCTCGATCGTATTTTACCACATAGCTGCGATAGAGGACGGCACAGAAACCCGACGGGGGCAGCGCGATGGCCAGGCAGCAAATAAGAGACACGGTGCCGGCGATCACGTGGAAGTGGCCCAATTTTTTTTTCAAACCCCTCAATCCCCCTGGTCGATTTTTTCAAGAGAAAGCGCTGTGGCGATCTCTTCGGAAACACGTTTGATGAAAAGGGCGAGATCGTCGCCCTGCAGCGGCTTTCCCGGCGCAGGCACCTTTGTAAGATCGGCCGGGTGCACGAGAACCGGTGAATTCATCAGGCTTTTGTCAGGCGTAATCTCGAATTCATCCGGAAAACGGTCATTAAAATACATCTCCTGAAATCCGGAAAATTTCAGGGCGTGGGCAGTGGAGTCGATGACGGCAATCTCATCCCCGTCGATCATCCCCAATTTCCGGGCTACCGTGACACCGGCCAGGCATTCGCCGCCATGGGTGCAGGCGATGTGGCCGTGGCGGTTGGCCGTCAACTGCCAGTCCATGATCGACTGTTCGTCAACCTCCACGAAAAAGACCTTCTGCCTGTCGCTCAGCTCGTTGTAGAGGGTTTCCAGGTGGATCACTCTGGGCATCGAAACCGGGTTGCCGATCATGGCTGCCTGGGCGACACTGGAGCGTACGGTGATGGGTTCGAACGTTCGTTTATCAGGGGACGGCTCCCGGTAGTAGCGGTAGACCGGGTTTGCGTGACTGGACTGGACCCCGATGATTTTAGGAAGCGTTTTAATGATGCCGGCCCGATAAAATTTGATGAATCCGTTCATTACGGCGGTAATGTTGCCGGCATTGCCGATGGGCACCACGATAACCTTGTTGTCCAGGTCGTATTCGAAATCCTGCGCAATTTCATAGGAATAGGATTCCTGCCCCAGGATGCGCCAGGCATTTTTGGAATTCAGGAGCGCTACGCGGTATTTTTCCGAAAGGGCCTCGACGACTTTCATGCAGTCGTCAAAAACACCCGGTATTTCAAAAACGGCGGCGCCGCTGCCCAGCGGCTGAGACAGCTGTTGCGGGGTTACCTTTTTGTGCGGCAGCAGCACGGCCGAAATGATGTGCGGTTTGAGATAGGCGGCATACAATGCGGCCGCGGCGGAGGTGTCCCCCGTGGAGGCACAGACGGCAAGGATGTCGGAGATCCCTTTTCTGTTCACCAGGCTGTTCAGGTAGCTCAGGGCGCTGGCCATTCCCCTGTCTTTGAAGGAAGCGCTGGGATTCTGTCCGTCGTTTTTAAAGTAGAAATCGACACCGGCCTTGTCCTTCAGTACGGTGCTGGCCGCTATCATCGGTGTGTGTCCTTCGCCCAGGTAGACAATGTCTTCCAGCGGGACCATGGGGCCGATGAACTCGTGGTAGCGGTATATACCCCTCAGGGCAGGGGTGTTCAGCATTTTTCGATAATCGAAAATCCGGTGCCACAACGTGCCGGAAATGCTCTTCAACCGATCGAAATCGAGATCCTCGAGCAGCAGCACCTGGCCGCAATCGGGGCAGGTGTACAGCAGCGCATCTATGCCGTGGGAACGACCGCATCCCAGACAGCGGTAGACGAATTTTCCGGCTATCTGCGGGTAGAGAAACGGCTGAATGTCGTCCGGGAAATCGTTTGTTTTCATGGCTCGATTTTTTTCAGGCCGCCCATGTAGGGGCGCAGCGCTTTCGGGATGGCAACGGTCCCGTCCGCCTGTTGACAGTTTTCCAGGATGGCTGCGACCGTTCTTCCGACGGCCAGCCCCGATCCGTTCAAGGTATGCACGAGCAGTGTGCCTTTCCTGCCCTTGCGGCGGAAGCGGATACCGCTCCGTCTGGCCTGAAAATCTTCGAAATTGCTGCAGGAAGAGATTTCCCGGTAAACCCCCTGGGCAGGCATCCATACCTCGATATCGTAGGTTTTGGCGGCTGAAAATCCCAGGTCGCCGGTGCAGAGGGTGATGACCCGATAGGGAAGTTCCAGGCGTTCCAATATGAGTTCCGCGTTCTGGAGCAGTTTTTCCAGTTCTTCGTAGGAGTCCTCGGGTGTGGTCAATTTGACGAGCTCGACTTTGTTGAACTGGTGCTGACGGATCAGGCCGCGGGTGTCCTTTCCATAAGAGCCGGCCTCCGACCGGAAGCAGGGCGTGTACGCCGTATACAAAACCGGCAGCTCTTCCTCGTTCAGAATTTCGCCCTGATGAATGTTGGTGACCGGGACTTCGGCCGTCGGGATCAGGTAATAGTTCCATCCCTCGAGCTTGAACAGGTCTTCTTCGAATTTGGGCAGCTGTCCTGTGTTGGTCATGCTTTGGGCATTCACAATGAAAGGCGGCAGGATTTCCGTGTAGCCGTTTTCGGTGGTATGGATGTCGAGCATGAAATTGATCAGTGCGCGTTCAAGCCGGGCGCCGGCGCCGCTCGAGAGGGAAAAGCGCGCTCCCGTTATTTTTGCGGCGCGATCGAAGTCGAGGATGCCCAGGCGACTGCCGATATCCCAGTGCGCCCCGGGTTCAAAGTCGAAGAGTGGCGGCTGTCCGACCTTTTTCACCACCGGGTTGTCGGCTTCATCTTGTCCGACAGGTACGGACGCATGGGGTATGTTGGGCAGCCCCAGCAGAAATTCGTCGATTTTGGCCATATTTTCTGTCAGGGATTTATCGAGCTCTTTTATACGTCCGGAAACCTTGCGCATTTCAGCAATGAGCGCGTCGGCATTGTCACCGGCTTTTTTCATGGCGGCGATGTCGTCGGATACGACGTTGCGACGGTGTCTGAGCTCTTCCAGCTCGAAAAGGATGGCCCGTCGTCTTTCATCCCAGGCTTCGAACGGTGCCAAATCGACGTTGCCACCCCTCTTCGACAGGGCTTCCTGAACGTCGGACAGATGTTCTCTTACAAATTTGATCTCCAGCATGGTGGACCTTATGGTGTCGTGGTTGGTTTATCCTAAACCGAACGTTTCCAATGGCGTTAAGGCATCTGTGGCTGACGTGGTTATGCGTGAACCTCATAGCTGCAACGTCGGGGTGAAATGAGTGCCGTCGGTCACTCGAGGGCATTGATTTAGATGGTTTTCCTATCATGCACCGGTTATTTAGTCAATGATTATTAGATCTTGACTTTTTTTAGATATTAAGTTATACTGAGTGTTTAAATTTTAGTAATTTAATATGGCCTATGTCAACTTAGGTAGGAGGAATCTGGAGAAGCATATGGAAGAAATTCAAGATACTAAGCATGAAATTCGAAACGATGTCGCCAGGGCCATGGATGCGCTTTCCGAAAAAGAGGTCGAAGAGAAGACCCGCCAGATCGAGGCCAGGCTGTTTGAATTTGCCAATTTTCTCGAGTCAAACATATCACTGCTGTATATCAACCACGGCGTTGAGGTAAATACCCGCGGCATTCTCGATCGCTGTCTGGGATACAATAAGATTGCCGTACTGCCGGCATTCAATATGGATACCTACAAAATGACGCTGATGAAGGTCGACAATCTGGATACCGACCTGAAACCCGGTCCCCGGGGCATGTTGGAGCCGGATCCGGAAAAATGCAAAATCGTCCCCATCGAACGCATCGATATCGCCATTATACCGGGCGTCGCTTTGGACGAAAAGGGTGGAAGAATCGGATCCGGTGAAGGCTTTTACGACCGGCTGATCCCCAAGCTGCCGATAACGACCCGCAAGGTCAGTCTGGCGTTCGAAAATCAGATCGTTCCCTTGGTGCCCATGGAATC includes:
- the pgi gene encoding glucose-6-phosphate isomerase, which translates into the protein MLKSIAPQETENWRKLKAHYERVKDAHMRDLFATDVKRFDTFSVSFEDMLVDYSKNRITEKTLDLLIGLAEELGLEEAIDQMFSGERINVTENRPVLHVALRNRENRPIMVDGRDVMPDVNRVLDQMRGFCSRIASGKWRGYSGRPISDIVNIGIGGSDLGPAMAAECLRPYARNGLSVHFVSNVDGTHLVETLKGLNPQTTLFIVASKTFTTQETMANAFSARRWLLETSGGEAEIARHFVAVSTNSEAVEAFGIDRANMFRFWDWVGGRYSLWSAIGLSVACFIGFEHFVALLEGAYAMDRHFHDTPFRQNIPVLLALIGIWYVNFFKAESEVILPYDQYMKRFPAYFQQGNMESNGKSVDRQGRRVAHATGPIVWGEPGTNGQHAFYQLIHQGTRMVPADFLIPARSHNPVGDHHTILVSHFLAQTEALMNGKKAEAVIGEMKTAGKSEADIDRLVPHKVFAGNRPSNSILFKMLTPRVLGSLIAMYEHKIFVQGVIWNIFSFDQWGVELGKQLAAQIMPELRDERPVHSHDASTNGLMNAYKAMRG
- a CDS encoding enoyl-CoA hydratase/isomerase family protein, translated to MNDQPVIKEVKNRICILTLNDPDLLNPLGEEMSLAFKKTIEELKDDNEPKVLIVTGAGRAFSAGGKLEEIASAYGADPGIQKKRAFDFYNRFLCVRRLGIPTIAAINGYAVGAGACLAIACNMRIAARGAKIGFPFARLGLHPGMGSEYLLLNTVGEAKTYELLMTGDTIPATEALRIGLVNHVVPGEVLMESAMELADKICALPDLPIKMMKDSIPAARNSTLEETLHRQATYQAINYMSREFKESIDALMARNTPKS
- a CDS encoding tetratricopeptide repeat protein, which codes for MKYKGFAWLLTIIGVICILSCAASQEKRHAQAKAARELGEAYMRQGNYIEALKELLKAEKLHTGDHLIQNDLGLIYMSKYRYDLAEKHFKKAIQLKPDYAAAKNNLGTVYLAVKDWRAAIQTFKSLEGNLLYATPHYPLSNLGLAYYNLGEYATAEKYYLKALDIEPRFVIALRGLGRTYIAMLKIPEAVSVLEKAVKEAPAWPELYLDMGTAYHMAGEYTKALLAFKKVIELAPESDVADRAQEKIKQLQ
- a CDS encoding LysM peptidoglycan-binding domain-containing protein, with protein sequence MKKKLGHFHVIAGTVSLICCLAIALPPSGFCAVLYRSYVVKYDRGWDILCDPYIVQKNDWVYKIFRQKGEISRADFQEFLSIFKRLNPHIRDIDRIRPNQNILIPLKKLEPGTLPGQETGLVTIPFVTIAKISEILGSHATPYRVKQGDSVSKLIAARFGDYGSRSYREGLSLFKALNPGITNLDLIVSGKNILLPDPAMRNRPWYDSLFDAHGNIKNLSKETQQAKNERTQPVQAARRQPPPTPLSETASLLDARLMNKGTFFFPRSPQDGTTGANKPRGDFELDLSRYPVLEMDDGRHIVFRPGGDDEGLDMTAIRRGWQKVEVVSLPEKASTEQILGSLFQSRGEEPAQKTALSFSDKGLSVTVRAQWTKSKAVDNDGKVRYIAITMIESDRQRTPETIVRYLDERGIVIKELVKGGRESSESDTSGSGGSAKPDVATLKPTNQKTFIKSLVEALGYTYSENVSVTFPYAGIQVEAVSNLVTTGNGNDFLVDFGELYGDAALEIRKTGLGVVRISHQDSLDDAARKMLTTFDVPFAVDPLFIAAPRPSTFNTILKVPGYLVTRPGKHDELLSAVPLHNRILQFFNDRNVRVILTGINGQI
- the thrC gene encoding threonine synthase, with amino-acid sequence MKTNDFPDDIQPFLYPQIAGKFVYRCLGCGRSHGIDALLYTCPDCGQVLLLEDLDFDRLKSISGTLWHRIFDYRKMLNTPALRGIYRYHEFIGPMVPLEDIVYLGEGHTPMIAASTVLKDKAGVDFYFKNDGQNPSASFKDRGMASALSYLNSLVNRKGISDILAVCASTGDTSAAAALYAAYLKPHIISAVLLPHKKVTPQQLSQPLGSGAAVFEIPGVFDDCMKVVEALSEKYRVALLNSKNAWRILGQESYSYEIAQDFEYDLDNKVIVVPIGNAGNITAVMNGFIKFYRAGIIKTLPKIIGVQSSHANPVYRYYREPSPDKRTFEPITVRSSVAQAAMIGNPVSMPRVIHLETLYNELSDRQKVFFVEVDEQSIMDWQLTANRHGHIACTHGGECLAGVTVARKLGMIDGDEIAVIDSTAHALKFSGFQEMYFNDRFPDEFEITPDKSLMNSPVLVHPADLTKVPAPGKPLQGDDLALFIKRVSEEIATALSLEKIDQGD
- the serS gene encoding serine--tRNA ligase, whose translation is MLEIKFVREHLSDVQEALSKRGGNVDLAPFEAWDERRRAILFELEELRHRRNVVSDDIAAMKKAGDNADALIAEMRKVSGRIKELDKSLTENMAKIDEFLLGLPNIPHASVPVGQDEADNPVVKKVGQPPLFDFEPGAHWDIGSRLGILDFDRAAKITGARFSLSSGAGARLERALINFMLDIHTTENGYTEILPPFIVNAQSMTNTGQLPKFEEDLFKLEGWNYYLIPTAEVPVTNIHQGEILNEEELPVLYTAYTPCFRSEAGSYGKDTRGLIRQHQFNKVELVKLTTPEDSYEELEKLLQNAELILERLELPYRVITLCTGDLGFSAAKTYDIEVWMPAQGVYREISSCSNFEDFQARRSGIRFRRKGRKGTLLVHTLNGSGLAVGRTVAAILENCQQADGTVAIPKALRPYMGGLKKIEP
- a CDS encoding 5-formyltetrahydrofolate cyclo-ligase, encoding MEEIQDTKHEIRNDVARAMDALSEKEVEEKTRQIEARLFEFANFLESNISLLYINHGVEVNTRGILDRCLGYNKIAVLPAFNMDTYKMTLMKVDNLDTDLKPGPRGMLEPDPEKCKIVPIERIDIAIIPGVALDEKGGRIGSGEGFYDRLIPKLPITTRKVSLAFENQIVPLVPMESHDKYVDIIITEKRIIYKI